The Neorhizobium sp. NCHU2750 genome contains the following window.
GACGAGCTTCGTGACCGTCGGGATACTGTCCTTTATCTCGTCGAGCTGGCTCATCGCCGCGACGAAATCGAATTGCAGCACGCCTTCGCGGCCGAGCATGCGGACCGAATAGTTGAGCGTGTGTCTTACGTCCTCACCCTTGCCGAAAATCAGCTCGCGTGCCCAGTGCAGCGCATGTTCGGCCTGATCGTAATGCGGTGGGGACGCCCAGCCGACCAGCGTGATCGGCTCGAAGCCCTGCTTCTCGCGCTCGCCGTTTTTCTCCGCAATGCCCTGCTGGATCTGTTTCAGCAGGTCGTCGTAGTCGATCGAGTTGGCCTCCGCGTCGGAAACATGCCCGTCGGCCTCGTAGTCGACCACGGAGCCCCATGCGTCGTCGTCGGCGGGCAGGTAGCGGGCAGGGAAGATCATCCCGAGCGTACCGTCGGCGGCCGCCGGCGGATTGCCCCACAGGTCGACCAGCACTTTCCGGGTCGCCGCAGGATCGAGATAGTAAAAATCCTTCGGGATGTTGAGCGTCGCCGTGGCCGCGTTCAGCGCCACCGGGCCCTGCTGGAAATCGAAACTCTGGAAAAACTGCCTTTCCTTTTCCGGCAGATCGGACCTGCCGGGAAACATCTCTTCGAGCGTTTTCGCATGGGCCGCGCCGGAGACGGAAAGGATGATAAGAAATGCCGGAATGAAATGCTTCATGATACATGCCCCCAATGCTGGCGAGCATAGCGGCATCGCATGCGGGAACAACCAGAGGGCGAATTATTCCGGTGGATTGTCAGAAAGGCATATGCGGCGAATCGACCGCGGCCCGCAAAAGCACGAGATAATCGTCCTTGGGCACGTCGATCGCGCCGAAGGTCTTCAGGTGATCCGTGGTGAACTGCGTGTCGAGCAGCCGGAAACCATTGTCGTTGAGCCGTTGCACGAGATGGGCGAGGCAGATCTTCGAGGCATCCGTCCGCCTTGAAAACATGCTCTCGCCGAAGAAGGCGGCCCCGAGTGAGACACCGTAGAGCCCGCCGACCAGTTCATCTCCCTCCCAGGCCTCGACGCTGTGGGCATGGCCCATGCAGTGAAGCTCGCCATAGAGCTGCCTTATGGTGGCGTTGATCCAGGTACTCGGCCGGTCCGGCGCAGATTCGGCACACATGCCGATCACCCGATCGAAGGCGCTGTCGAAGCGGATCTCGAACGGTGCTCTGCGGATGGTCTTTGAAAGGCTCTTGGAGACGTGGAACGTGTCGAGCGGGATGATGCCCCGCATTTCCGGCTCGACCCAGAATATCTCGGGATCGTCGGCCGACTCGGCCATCGGGAACAGGCCTATCGAATAGGCTCGCAACAGAACGTCCGGGGTGATTGCCGGGTAATACCTGCCGCGCCGCCCTGCCATTTCACTCCCTGTTGCATCAACCCGAAGGCCGCGCCTGGCTTTCGCAAGGCGCGATGCGCATTCTATAGAGGAACGCCCGGAAGCTGTTGCCCCGGGCGTTTCATTATACTCAGTGTTCCTTGCCTCCGGCCAGATAATTTTCCAGCCAGTGGATGTCGTAGTCGCCCTTCTGGATGTCCGGGTTCTCGACCAGGTCCTGGAACAGCGGCAGCGTCGTCTTGATGCCGTCGACGACGAACTCGTCGAGCACGCGGCGCAGGCGCATCATGCATTCCTCGCGCGAGCGCCCATGCACGATCAGCTTGCCGATCAGGCTGTCATAGTAAGGCGGGATCTTGTAGCCGGCATAGGCGCCCGAATCGACGCGCACGCCGAGACCGCCGGGCGCGTGGAAATAGGTGATCGTGCCCGGAGACGGAACGAAGGTGCGCGGATCTTCCGCATTGATGCGGCACTCGATCGCGTGACCCTGGAACTGGATCTCGTCCTGCGTGACCGACAGCCCGTCGCCGGAGGCGACGCGGATCTGCTCGTGAACGAGGTCGATGCCGGTGATCGCTTCGGTGATCGGATGCTCGACCTGAAGACGGGTGTTCATTTCGATGAAATAGAACTCGCCGTTTTCGTAGAGGAACTCGATCGTGCCGGCGCCGCGATATTTCATCTTCTTCATCGCGTCGGCACAGATCTGGCCGATATTCATGCGCTGCTCGACAGTGAGAGCAGGGGAATTGGCCTCTTCCCAGACCTTCTGGTGGCGGCGCTGCAGCGAGCAGTCGCGTTCACCGAGATGGATAGCATTGCCTGCACCATCACCGACCACCTGGATCTCGATATGGCGCGGCTTGCCGAGGTACTTTTCCATGTAGACCGCGCCATTGCCGAAAGCGGCAAGCGCTTCGGTGCGGGCCGTGTTGAAGGCTTCGTCCAGATCGGCCTCGGTCTTGGCCACCTTCATGCCGCGTCCACCGCCGCCGGCCGTTGCCTTGATGAGAACCGGAAAGCCGATCCCCCTGGCAATCTCCAGCGCATTTTCGGGCGTCACTTCGCCTTCGGAGCCCGGAACGACCGGAATGCCGAGTTCGACGGCCGTCTGCTTGGCGGTGATCTTGTCACCCATCAGGCGGATGTGCTCGGCGGTCGGGCCGATGAAGGTAATGCCGTGCGCTTCGAGGATTTCCGCGAACTTGGCATTTTCCGACAGGAAGCCGTAGCCCGGATGCACGGCATCGGCGCCGGTGATCTCGCAGGCGGCGACGATCTGGTGGATGTTGAGATAGCTCTCGCGCGACGGCGGAGGACCGATGCACACGCTCTCGTCCGCAAGGCGGACATGCATGGCGTCGGCATCGGCCGTGGAGTGGACGGCAACGGTTGCGATGCCGAGTTCCTTAGCTGCTCTCAGCACGCGCAACGCGATCTCGCCGCGATTGGCTATGAGGATCTTGGAAATCATGAAAACCGCCTTATTCGACGATGACGAGCGGCTGACCGTATTCGACGGGCTGCGCGTCGTTGACCAGGATTTCAGTGACCTTGCCC
Protein-coding sequences here:
- the accC gene encoding acetyl-CoA carboxylase biotin carboxylase subunit, with amino-acid sequence MISKILIANRGEIALRVLRAAKELGIATVAVHSTADADAMHVRLADESVCIGPPPSRESYLNIHQIVAACEITGADAVHPGYGFLSENAKFAEILEAHGITFIGPTAEHIRLMGDKITAKQTAVELGIPVVPGSEGEVTPENALEIARGIGFPVLIKATAGGGGRGMKVAKTEADLDEAFNTARTEALAAFGNGAVYMEKYLGKPRHIEIQVVGDGAGNAIHLGERDCSLQRRHQKVWEEANSPALTVEQRMNIGQICADAMKKMKYRGAGTIEFLYENGEFYFIEMNTRLQVEHPITEAITGIDLVHEQIRVASGDGLSVTQDEIQFQGHAIECRINAEDPRTFVPSPGTITYFHAPGGLGVRVDSGAYAGYKIPPYYDSLIGKLIVHGRSREECMMRLRRVLDEFVVDGIKTTLPLFQDLVENPDIQKGDYDIHWLENYLAGGKEH
- the aat gene encoding leucyl/phenylalanyl-tRNA--protein transferase; its protein translation is MAGRRGRYYPAITPDVLLRAYSIGLFPMAESADDPEIFWVEPEMRGIIPLDTFHVSKSLSKTIRRAPFEIRFDSAFDRVIGMCAESAPDRPSTWINATIRQLYGELHCMGHAHSVEAWEGDELVGGLYGVSLGAAFFGESMFSRRTDASKICLAHLVQRLNDNGFRLLDTQFTTDHLKTFGAIDVPKDDYLVLLRAAVDSPHMPF
- a CDS encoding DUF2167 domain-containing protein translates to MKHFIPAFLIILSVSGAAHAKTLEEMFPGRSDLPEKERQFFQSFDFQQGPVALNAATATLNIPKDFYYLDPAATRKVLVDLWGNPPAAADGTLGMIFPARYLPADDDAWGSVVDYEADGHVSDAEANSIDYDDLLKQIQQGIAEKNGEREKQGFEPITLVGWASPPHYDQAEHALHWARELIFGKGEDVRHTLNYSVRMLGREGVLQFDFVAAMSQLDEIKDSIPTVTKLVAFDSGATYTDYRNGDKIAAYGMAGMIAAGAGAKLAAKFGLFAAIALLLKKGGFLVVLAGGAGAWKFITGLFRRNRTPRS